TTATCCGGGGCTGTCTGATTTTTTTACATTATTTATCCCGGTGATGATCCCCAGTGGTAGGAATGTTAATTGACTAAATGGTTATATTTTTAAATCTGTGAGCTTGTGACAAAAAAGGACAAGCTTGGTCTAATAATCAGAGAGATAACAACCAAGCCGGGAAGGCTAGTTTTACTGTTTTGAATGGGGTCTTGTAAACGGGGTTGAGCTTTGAGTAAGGAGCAGGTTGAAGGAGTTATCGTTTAAGCCAGCGGCATTTGCTGTTTATGGCTAAAGTGCCGCTGGTGTCAGGCTGTTTCCGGATAGAAACAGCAGGTATGTGAACGCTAACTGCTTCGCCAGGAGGTTTTTCTCGGAGGTTCGGCCAAACCTGACGGAGGTTCGCTGTTGTTGACCGGCACGGTTCCTCTGACGAACAGCTCACCGTTTTGGTCTATCAGGTTAAGCTTGTGGAATTTAAGGGCGAAGGACATGGCCTGCAACAGGCTTTGTTTTTCTCCTTCGACAACGGCGTAGTCTTTACTGCAAGATTTTATCTGGCGTACTGCTTGTGGGGTGTTAAGTTCCATATTCATTTCCAGCTAAGTTCTTTAAAGGCATTACTAAGCCTAGGACAGCTTTTAGGGAAAACGCGGCGAAAATCTTAACGGCTCGGTAGGAAGAGAAAATAAATTTATAAGTGGATGATACTTATAATAATGACTATTTCAGACCCGGGAATAAATCAGCAATGGCTTACAAGAAGATCTGCCGATTTCTCAGAGAGGATTTTTTATTGCCGGGGAGTTGCTTGCTTTCAGGGGGCTTTCAGGGCTTTCTTTGTTCAGGCGGGATATATCCCGGAATAGTGCTTAAGTCAAAATCGTCAATCTGCTCCGGCTTGAGGGCGCTTTTGGCAAAAGCCAGGTAGACCTGCTTATCGATAAAGACATCAAAGATATCCGGGTCGATATGATGATCGAGTTTCATGCGTCCTAAAATGGTCAGGGACTCCGACAGGGTTTTCGCCGCTTTATAGGGCCTGTCCGCCGCGGTGAGGGCTTCAAAAATATCGGCGATGGCCATCATTCTTGCCGGTACCGACATCTGATCCCGGGTCAGGCCCTTGGGGTAGCCGCTGCCGTCCATCTTTTCATGGTGGCCGCAGGCATATTCCGGCACATTTTGCAGGTGTTTGGGGAACTTGGTGGATTCCAGCATGGCGACCGTGATGTCCATATGTTCGTTGATGATTTGCCGTTCCTCGGCGGTTAAGGTGCCGCGCTGGGTGATCAGGTTATATACCTCGTTATCGCTGAGCACCCCCTGGGGCTGCCCCGCTATGGTGATCCGGTAATGCCGGCTGATTTGCTTGACCCGGTCGACTTTTTCCTGGTTGAAAAACTCGCTGCCGATATTGGCCTGGCGGATGAATTCCCGGTCGCTCTCCAGCCGGGTCAGTTTCTGCTGGCGGGCTAACGGCGACAGCCCGCGGGCATGCTCCAGATCGCGCCGGGCGACTTCAAACCTGGCGTCCACCAGGGCGATACGGTCAAAAATGGTTTCCAGCTTGGTGGCCTTGTCCATAACATGGGCCGGGGTGGCAACCTTGCCGCAGTCGTGCAGCCAGGCGGCAACCGAGATCTCATGAAAGTCTTCCAGCGTCAGGGTGAAATCTTTTAACGGCCCCGAGTCCGTTTCGTGGCAGGCCTGTGCCAGCAGCAGGGTAATTTCCGGCACCCGGCGGCAGTGACCGCCGGTATAGGGGGACTTTTTATCTATGGCCTCGGCGATAAGTTTGGAGAAGGTGGTAAACAGGGTTTCCATATCGTCGATAAGCTGTTTATTGGTGAGCACTACCGCCGCCAGCGAGGCCAGCGCCCTGACCTGCAGCTGGTTCGTCTGGCTGAAGGGAACCACCTCGCCGGTTTCACTGGTGGCATTGAGCAGCTGCAAGACGCCGTTTAATTCCCCCAGGTGATCTTTCATCGGCAGGGTCAGCACCGACTGGGTGCGGTAGCCGGTCTGGCTGTCCATTTGCCGGGCGGCGCTGGTATCGTAATCTTTGTCCTGATAGGCATCGTGGATATTGATGATATCCCCGGTGGCGGCGGCCACGGCAACCATGGCCTTGGTATTGATTTTATCATTGATGTAAATCGGGATATCGGCGAACTTTATCTTGTTTTTTGTGGTGCCCCCCAGGTGCAGCTTCAGGGACTTATTGATAATGGTTTCGAACTTAAGGGCCTGGTCCCCGGTTACCGAGTAGATGGTGCCGCCGTCGGCACGGGTTAAAATAATGGCGTTGAGCAGGATTTTTTCCAGCAGCAGGCGGTGGTCTTTTTCCGTGGACAGGGCAATGCCGATTTCGGTAAATAGCTCTAGGCTGTTCATGTTAAAATCCGTTTATCACATTTGTTATTACATATGTTGTTACTATTTGATTCATCTGGCTTATTTACTTGTATGAGTATAGGCGCCGTCCCAGTTTTCGCCCGGCGGGTGCTTAAGAAAGTGTTCGAGCCGCTGCCGGTAAATGTCATGTAGTATCTTGTCGTCATAAACCCGGACGATTTCGTCCAGGGCGGTGAGGGCCTGTGCAAAGGCCTGCTCCCGGTACAGGGAAAAGACCCGGTTAAAGGCTTCCAGCTGGTTGACCGTGCCCGGATCGCTGTCCGGCGGGAAAGGGCGGTAAATGGTGATGGCGTGTTCTTTTCCCTTGACCCTGACCTTGTCGATGATCTGGTAAAAGTAGCGGGGGGCCGCGGCCCTGGTAAACTCGCTTACCAGCAGGTTCAGGCCGTAGTACTTGGTCAGGCCTTCGAGGCGGGAGCCCAGGTTAACGGCATCCCCCAGAACTGTATAGGCGCGGCGGAAGCTGGAGCCCATATCGCCGACATTCATTTCGCCGCTGTTAATGCCGATGCCGATATTGATCTTTGGCCAGCCTTTGGCGGCGAACTCTGCCGACAAGGTTTCCGTGACCCTGAGCATGGCAAAGGCGGCATCCAGCGCATGCTGGCCGTGGTGCTTGTCATTCAGGGGGGCGCCCCAAAAGGCCATCACCATATCGCCGACATACTTGTCTATGGTGCCCTGGTGCTGGAAGATCTGCTCGGTGACCGGCGACAAATAGGCGTTAAGCAGCTTTTTCAGCTCATTGGCGCTGAGGTTTTCCGACAACCGGGTAAAGTCGCGGATATCGGCAAAAAGCACCGTCAGTTCTTTCCTTTCCCCCGCCATGGCGTCGCTGCCGCTTTGTTCCAGCAAGCTGTCGATATGGGCCGGCGGTACATATTGGTCGAAAATGGCCTTTACCTGGCGCCGCTGGACATTTTCCCTATAAAAGCCCTGGGCGATGGCCAGCAGCGACAGGGCCGCAACCAGCAGGAGTACAGGCACCACAGGCAAATGAATGCCGGCATGATACCAGAGGCCGATATTGAACAAGGCGCACAGGATAAAGATCATGCCGGCGGATAAGGCCATCAGCGCCGGGGGAATCTCCAGCAGCAAGACAGTCAGCAGCATGGCGCAGATCAGCAGCTGCAGCATATTGGCCCCCAGCCACCAGTGGGGCTGGACCACCTGGTGTTGGGGCTGGGTCAGGGCGTCAAAGACATTGGCGTGAATTTCGATGCCGGGGTAAACCAGGGATACCGGGGTGCTGCGCAAATCCGCCATGCCTACGGAGGAGGTGCCGACAAAAACCACGGCGCCGTCAAAGCGCTGATCCTCAATGCGTTGATGGATGACATCGCTGGCGGAGCTGTAGGGATAGCTTTTTACCGGGCCTTTATAGGGGATCAGCAGCTGTCCCCGGTTGTCTGTGGCCAGGACATCATTGCCGAGTTGGATGCCCGACAGGAATAATTGCCCCGCCTCCCGGTGCCATACCGGCGCTATGGTGTCGGCAAAGCTGTATACCCGGAAGGTTTCCAGCGCCAGCGACGGATATAACTTGCCCCGGTATTCGCTCAGCAGGGCGGCCTTGCGGATAATGCCGTCGACATCCAGGATGGCATTGATAAAACCCTGGCCCTGCGCCACGGCATTTAAAGCGGCTATGCTGGCGTTAAAGCCGCTGAAGTGGTGCAGCTCGTGCTGCCCGGCCGTTGGCAGCTGCTGCACTTTGGGATCAATAATTTGCCCCTGCGCCAGGGTTTTGTCATGCTGGAACAGGCAGGCGAGTACGACATCGTTTTCGGCGATTCGAGCGGCAAAGCGGCTGTCGTCATCCACCCGGGGGCGGATTTGGTCCAGCCGTGACTGCAGCGCCTGATCATCGCCTGCCAGATAGGGGCGGATCAGGGTCACGGGGTTTTGCTGGGGTTCGGAAAAGATCATATCAAAGCTGATCACTATCGCGCCGTAGGCGGTAAGCCGTTCAACCAGGGCCGCCAGCTGTTTTCTCGGCCAGGGCCAGCGGCCGATTTCGTGCAGGCTTTTTTCGTCGATATCGAC
This genomic window from Thalassomonas viridans contains:
- a CDS encoding CHASE2 domain-containing protein, with product MTKVKGRQHFFRDLLLTLAVTLAVMVLQWRQSPWLKRLEGIAYDLKLVHFTPPRPDSPANIQIVDIDEKSLHEIGRWPWPRKQLAALVERLTAYGAIVISFDMIFSEPQQNPVTLIRPYLAGDDQALQSRLDQIRPRVDDDSRFAARIAENDVVLACLFQHDKTLAQGQIIDPKVQQLPTAGQHELHHFSGFNASIAALNAVAQGQGFINAILDVDGIIRKAALLSEYRGKLYPSLALETFRVYSFADTIAPVWHREAGQLFLSGIQLGNDVLATDNRGQLLIPYKGPVKSYPYSSASDVIHQRIEDQRFDGAVVFVGTSSVGMADLRSTPVSLVYPGIEIHANVFDALTQPQHQVVQPHWWLGANMLQLLICAMLLTVLLLEIPPALMALSAGMIFILCALFNIGLWYHAGIHLPVVPVLLLVAALSLLAIAQGFYRENVQRRQVKAIFDQYVPPAHIDSLLEQSGSDAMAGERKELTVLFADIRDFTRLSENLSANELKKLLNAYLSPVTEQIFQHQGTIDKYVGDMVMAFWGAPLNDKHHGQHALDAAFAMLRVTETLSAEFAAKGWPKINIGIGINSGEMNVGDMGSSFRRAYTVLGDAVNLGSRLEGLTKYYGLNLLVSEFTRAAAPRYFYQIIDKVRVKGKEHAITIYRPFPPDSDPGTVNQLEAFNRVFSLYREQAFAQALTALDEIVRVYDDKILHDIYRQRLEHFLKHPPGENWDGAYTHTSK
- a CDS encoding HD domain-containing phosphohydrolase, which encodes MNSLELFTEIGIALSTEKDHRLLLEKILLNAIILTRADGGTIYSVTGDQALKFETIINKSLKLHLGGTTKNKIKFADIPIYINDKINTKAMVAVAAATGDIINIHDAYQDKDYDTSAARQMDSQTGYRTQSVLTLPMKDHLGELNGVLQLLNATSETGEVVPFSQTNQLQVRALASLAAVVLTNKQLIDDMETLFTTFSKLIAEAIDKKSPYTGGHCRRVPEITLLLAQACHETDSGPLKDFTLTLEDFHEISVAAWLHDCGKVATPAHVMDKATKLETIFDRIALVDARFEVARRDLEHARGLSPLARQQKLTRLESDREFIRQANIGSEFFNQEKVDRVKQISRHYRITIAGQPQGVLSDNEVYNLITQRGTLTAEERQIINEHMDITVAMLESTKFPKHLQNVPEYACGHHEKMDGSGYPKGLTRDQMSVPARMMAIADIFEALTAADRPYKAAKTLSESLTILGRMKLDHHIDPDIFDVFIDKQVYLAFAKSALKPEQIDDFDLSTIPGYIPPEQRKP